DNA sequence from the Gordonia polyisoprenivorans genome:
GTTCGATGTGCAGCAGATCGGCATGGCCGTCGGCGAACACACCAGAAACCATGTCGAGGAAGGCACCCGGGCCGCACGCCCACGTCTGCCGCTGCGTCCAATCCGGGCAGAGCGCGGTCAGCGAGTCCGGGGTCACCTTGCCGTCGGTCCGGGTGTATTGGATGTGCAGATCGATGACGCCGTCGGCGTGCAACCGCGACAGTTCGTCGCCGAAGAGGAGATCCGCGGGCGTCGGGGTGGAATGGATGAGCCGGATGTCGGTGCGCTGGTGGCGGTGGGCCATGGTGCGCAGCATCGAGATGATCGGCGTGATGCCACTGCCGGCCGTGACGAACAAGATCTTGTCCGGAAGTGGTTGCGGGAGCACGAATTCACCTTGCGGCGCCGCCAACCGCACGACGGTGCCCGGCGTCAGGCCATTGACCAGATGCGAAGACAGGAAGCCCTCCGGCATCGCCTTGACGGTGATGGCGATGGTCCCCTCGTCGCGCGTCGTGTCGGGGACCGAGGTCAGCGAGTAGGAGCGCCAGGTCCACCGCCCGTCGACGAGGACACCGATGCCGATGTACTGACCGGGCGCGTAGTCGAAGGAGAATCCCCATCCGGGACGGATACGGATGGTCGCCGAGTCCTCGGTCTCGGCGGTGACCGACACGATCTTGCCGCGCAGCTCGCGCGCCGACCACAGCGGATTGGCCAGATGCAGATAGTCGTCGGGCAGCAGCGGGGTGGTCACCCGGGCAACAGCAGCACGAATCCACTGCCCGCCCCTGGTCCGGGCGGCGATCCCCGACACCGGCTCCTCGAATCGTTCCCGGATGTCCCGGACCCTGATTCCCCCAGCCCTGAATTTCATGACGCCCATCCTCGAACTCGTCGATCCGCTCACCGGACCACCGTAACCTACGGGAGCGTAGGTTACGGTCCGAGAGGGCGATACCCCGTGGCCACCCCGGGTTCTCGGACCCGGGGGATTCAGAGCAGTTCGAGCAGGAACGGCAGCTCCTGGGTGGCATACCACCCCAGGTCGTGATCATCGACGTCACCGACGGCGAGTTCGGCGTCCTCGTCACCGAGATCGGCGGCGTCGATGACGACGACGGCGTTGCGCACCGCGGCCTCGGCGTCGGCCCCGTCGACATGCACCGAGGCGACGGCCGAGCGCGGGATCGGTCCGGCGGCACGGACGACGGCGGCGTCGAGTTCGGGATGCAGGGTGGGGTTCTCGACGTCGGCGGCGACGACCGCCCGACGTGGTGGCAGCTTCGGGGTGACACCGGGCTTGGTGCCGGCCGCATCGGCGGCGAGTTCGGCATCGGCGTGGGCGTCGCCGGGTTCTGGGGCCTCACCGGCGAGCAGCCGCAGCGACGCCCGCGCGGCCTCACGCATCGCGACCTCGGCGAGTTCCTCGTCGTCGCCGGACAGGAACGATTCGCGCAAGGCCGGGGTCAGCGCGAATCCCGTCCCGCCGACCGGCCGGAACTCACCCGACTCGTCGAGTTCCATCAGCATCGTCAACGTCGCCGGAAAGTACACCCTCATCGATGAGTCCTTCGCTTCTGCACGCGCTCACCCTACTGGCCGACGGCGGTCGGCGTGATCGCGCGATCTCGCCCACTCATTGCGCCCCCAGCAATTCCTCGAACGACTCGGCGACGTAGCCCGCGAGCGCGGGCAGATCACCGATGACGCCGCGGTCTGCGGTGAACGCGAAGTTCAACCGGTCGCGGTACTCCACCACCCCGATCGACAACGCGTGTCCGGCGATCAACCCCGGCACCGCATGCACCGCACTCACCTTGCGCCCCAAGACATACCGATCCGACACCGGCGAGCTGGTGATGGACAGGGGGATGTTGTAGCCGCGGGTACCGAGCGACCGGAACGCCCACGAGCTGAATTCCGGGAACGGCACCATGCCGAGGTCGGGAAGCAGTGGCCGCGGACCGAGCGTCACCCGGCGCGACGATTGGGCGTAGCGATCGGCGAGCGCGGCGACCTGTGAGAGCCGCACCTTCGGATTGTCCTCTCCCACGGGCAGATCCGTCACGAAGCCCGGGGCACCCACATCGATCCACGTGGAATCCCGCTCGGCATCCGGCGCCATCCCCGGATCCCGGGTCGACAGCGGGATCTCGACGCGCACCGTGTCGGTGATGGGAGCGGCGACGTCGAAGGACAGCAACCACCGGCGCATCACGCCGCTGACGATCGCGAGCACCACATCGTTGACGGTGCAACGATGGTGCTCGGCGATCTTCGCGCAGTCGCGGCGAGGCACCGAGGACACCGCGAACATCTGCGACGAACTACCCGGCGAGTTCAGCGGACTCTGTGGCGCCGAGTCGGTCACCTCGCCGATCAGATCGCCGATACGTCGCACCGTGGAGTCGACGACCGTGCGGACACCACCGACGACGCCGTTGCCGGTGACGACCGAGTCGATGAACTCCCCCGGCCGCGACACCGCCTCGGCGAGCGCACCGATCGCCAAAGACGTCGCACCGGGTGGGTGCCCGGGCATCCACAGGTCCGGCTCGTACTGCACCACCTCGGCGGTCTCGTCGGTGATCACCTGACTGATCTCGGGTCCGGCGAAGTCGTCGACGAGACACCGATGGCTCTTGGTGAGCACCGCATAGCCGTTGCCCTCGAGCCCCTCGATCAGATACATCTCCCAGAGCGGTCGCGACCGATCCAGCGGGCGCGACATCACGCGGGCGATCAGATCGCCGAGTTCGGTCAGAGTGCCCGGGCGGGGCAGCCCGGAGCGGCGGATGTGGAAGTTGATGTCGAAGTCGTGATCGTCGACCCACACCGGCCGCGCCAGACCCATCGTCACCGGCAGAACGATCTGCCGGTAGCGCGGCGCGAGCTGTAACCGGTTCTCCACCAACGACACCAGCGAGGGATAGTCGAGGATGTGACGCGCGCCGTCGGCCGCGGCCCCGGCGGGCGGGCCGGCATCGTCGAAGATCAGCAGCGCCCCCAGATGGCTGGTCGCGCCCGTCGGATCCAGGAAGTAGTACATCGCCTCGCGCGGGGACAACCGATTGGCCACATCGATGATCGTAAGGCCTGGGGGTGCAACCCCTCGGCAACTGTTGCCCGACGTGGGCGCTCGGTTCTTCACTCGATGCCAGAGTGCCCGGCGAGGAACCGACGACCACGACGGTCCGCCGGCACCGGAGAAGAACGGAGTTGATGATGCGCGCAGCACGCTATTACGACCGGGGGGACATCCGGATCGAGGACATCGACGAGCCCGCCGTCGAGCCCGGCACCGTCGCCATCGATGTGGCGTGGTGCGGGATCTGTGGGACCGACCTGCACGAGTACGCCGACGGACCCATCTTCATCCCGCCGTCGGGACACCCTCAGCCGATCAGCGGCGAAAGCGCGCCGATCACGCTGGGACACGAGATGTCGGGTGTGGTGTCGGCGGTCGGCGACGGCGTCGAGGACCTCGCGCCGGGCGATCACGTCGTCGTGGAGCCCTACATCATCGCCGACGGTGTCGACACCGGCCCGGACAGCCACAACTATCACCTCTCGGCCGACATGAATTTCATCGGGCTCGGTGGTCGCGGTGGTGGCCTCGGCGAGAAGATCGTCGTCGAGCGACGCTGGGTCCACAAGGTGTCCAAGGACATTCCCCTCGACCAGGCGGCGTTGATCGAACCCCTGTCGGTGGGATTCCATGCGGTGCAGCGCAGCGGCGCCGGTGCCGGGGACGTCGCGTTGATCACCGGAGCCGGCCCGATCGGTCTGCTCACCGCGGCGGTGTGCAAGGCCGAGGGCATCACCACGATCGTCAGCGAGCCGAGCCGGCTGCGCCGGGAGAAGGCTCGTGACACCGGCGTCGGTGACCACATCGTCGACCCGTCGACGCAGGACGTGGTCGAGGTCGTCCGGGATCTCACCGGCGGTCGCGGTGCCGACGTCGGCTTCGAATGCACCTCGGTGCAGCCGGCTCTCGACACCCTCTTCGATGCGCTCAAGCCGACGGGAGTCCTTGTGGTGGTGTCGATCTGGGGTCATCCCGGGACGCTCGACATGCAGAAACTGGTGCTCAAGGAGATCGACATGCGCGGCACCATCGCCTACGTCAACAGCCATCCGGCGACCATCCGGCTCGTCGAGGAGGGCAAGGTCGATCTCGCACCCTTCATCACCGGGCGCATCGGACTCGACCAGCTTCTCGACGAGGGCTTCGACACGCTGTTGCACCACAACGAAACCGCGGTGAAGATCTTGGTCTCGCCGTCCGGTGCGGGCGTGAGCTGAGCGCCTGCTCTCAGCTCATCTCCAAAGTCGCCAGCCGCCACCGGTATTCGACCCGAACCGGAAGGCTCGATCGGACCCGGCCGGCCTGGCGCACCCGGACCGGGACGCGTTCGATGCGTCCGGCGAAAGCGCGAACCCGGCGACCCCGCTCGAAACTGCCGAAGATCTCCGCCGTCGACGGATCACACATCTGGATGTGGATCCGTCGTATGCGGGCGCTCACTCCTGCGGCGCGGTTCTCGGGCCGGGCGATGTCGGGGCGCAGCAGGGTGACGATGTGCTCGTAGAGCTGTGGGGAGACCGCGGTCTCCAGGTGTGCCGCCGGACGCCGCCGGTCGAGGACCTCGAGCAGAGCGGTGACGGTCCGCGCGGCAACGCGGCGTGCCTCGACCGTCCCCGCCGGTACCGCCACCGGCTCGGGTCGTCGGACCGGCGGCGTACCGAGCGGTGCGGTCACCAGCGGCCCGTCGGTCGCCCGGCTCGGCTCCCCGACCGGCTCGTAGGCGGGTGCTGCGACGACGCGTAGATGGTCGACGGGCGTATCGGCCACGGCGCGAACGGGGACTTGAGCCCCTGCGCGAACGGGAGCGTCGGCGGGAGCGGTGGCGGTGAGGGTTGTGGTCATGGAAATCGGACGCACCGCAGGGCGCTCCGGTTCCACTTCGTCCGAAGTTTTTTTCGGCGGCCGCCTACCGACGCTTCTTCTTGGCCTTCGGGGGTCGGGAGGTCTTCGTCTGGGCGCGGGCCGCGGCGCGACGCTCACGCCGGGACGCCGACACGATCGCCGGGTCCTCGAGTTCCTCGGCCTCGCTGTGGCTGACCTCGCCACCGCCCTCGTCGGGCCCGGAGAACGTCATCGCCGAGACATCGGGGCCACCGTCGTCGGGCACGCCGTCACCGACCGCCCGCAGTGCGGGCGGCGCCTGGCTCGACGCTCCGGTCGCGGCACCGGCCAGCGCGGGAGCCGGCTGGCGCAGTGAGGCCGCGGCGGGCGCGGGAACGGGCGGGGCCTCGGTCTGCACCTGCACGTTGAACAGGAACTGCAGGGTCTCTTCCTTCAGTCCCTCGAGCATGCCGCTGAACATGTCGAAGCCCTCGCGCTGATACTCCACGACCGGGTCTCGCTGGGCCATCGACCGCAGGTGGATGCCCTCACGCAGGTAGTCCATCTCGTAGAGGTGGTCGCGCCACTTTCGGTCGAGCACCGACAACAGGATCGTCCGCTCGAGCTGACGCATCGCGCCCTCGCCGGCGACCTCGGTGATCTGCGCCTCGCGCTTCTCGTAGGCGGCCTGCGCGTCGGCGATGAGGATCTCCTTGAGCTCCTCGGCGGAGATGTCGTCACGCTCGCCGTACTCGTTCTCGCCGACGACCTCTTTGGGATCGAGCTCGATCGGGTAGAGCGCCCGGCACGCCGACCACAGCTCGTCGAGATCCCAGTCCTCGGCATAACCCTCGGAGGTCGCTCCGTCGACGTATGCGCCGACGACCTCGGCGACCATCTCCAGGATCTGTTCCCGGTGGTCGGAGCCCTCGAGGATGGTGCGGCGCTCGGCGTAGATGACCTTGCGCTGCTCGTTCATCACCTCGTCGTACTTGAGGACGTTCTTGCGGACCTCGAAGTTCTGCTGCTCGACCTGGGTCTGCGCGCTGCGGATGGCCTTGGTGACCATCTTCGCCTCGATCGGCACGTCGTCGGGCAGGTTCACCCGGTTCATGATCGACTCGAGCGCGGCGCCGTTGAACCGGCGCATCAACTCGTCTCCGAGCGAGAGATAGAACCGGGACTCCCCCGGATCGCCCTGTCGACCGGAGCGGCCGCGCAGCTGGTTGTCGATGCGACGCGACTCGTGTCGTTCGGTGCCGAGAACATATAGGCCGCCTGCCTCGCGGACCTGCTCGGCCTCGTCGGCCGCGGCCGCCCGCGCGGTCTCGATCGCCTCTTCCCACGCGGCCTCGTACTCGTCGGGAGTCGACACCGGGTCGAGGCCCGCCTTGCGCAGGCGGGTGTCGGCGATGATGTCGGGGTTGCCGCCGAGCACGACGTCGGTACCACGACCGGCCATGTTGGTGGCGACGGTGACCGCGCCGATCCGGCCGGCCTCGGCGACGATCTGGGCTTCCTGCTCGTGGAATTTCGCGTTCAGCACGGTGTGCGGGATGTCGCGCTTGCTGAGCTGGCGCGAGAGGTACTCCGAGCGCTCGACGCTGGTGGTACCGATCAACACCGGCTGGCCGATCTCGTGGCGCTCGGTGATGTCGTCGACCACCGCGGAGAACTTGGCCTCCTCGGTCTTGTAGATCAGGTCGCCCTGGTCCTTGCGGATCATCGGCTTGTTGGTCGGGATCGGGAGCACGCCCAGTTTGTAGATCTGGTCGAACTCGGCGGCCTCGGTCTCGGCGGTACCCGTCATGCCGGCGAGCTTGTCGTACATGCGGAAGTAGTTCTGCAGCGTGATCGTGGCCAGCGTCTGGTTCTCGGCCTTGATCTCGACGCCTTCCTTGGCCTCGATGGCCTGGTGCAGACCCTCGTTGAACCGGCGACCGTCGAGCACGCGACCGGTGAACTCGTCGACGATGAGGACCTCACCGTTGCGGACGATGTAGTCCTTGTCGCGGTGGAACAGTTCTTTGACCTTGATGGCGTTGTTGAGGTAGCTCACCAGCGGCGAGTTGGCCGCCTCGTAGAGGTTGTCGATGCCCAGCTGGTCCTCGACGAACTCCACGCCGGCCTCGTGCACACCGATGGTCTTCTTCTTGATGTCGACCTCGTAGTGCTCGTCACGCTCGAGTAGCGGTGCGATGCGGGCGAATTCGACGTACCACTTGCTCGATCCCTCGGTCGGCCCGGAGATGATCAGCGGGGTACGCGCCTCGTCGATGAGGATCGAGTCGACCTCGTCGACGATCGCGAAGTTGTGGCCGCGCTGCACCAGCTCCTCGAGGGAGTGCGCCATGTTGTCGCGCAGGTAGTCGAAGCCGAACTCGTTGTTGGTGCCGTAAGTGATGTCGGCGGCATAGGCCTCGCGGCGCTGATCCGGCGACATCCCGGTCAGGATGACCGCGGTCTCGAGGCCGAGGAACCGGTGCACCCGGCCCATCCACTCGGCGTCGCGCTTGGCGAGATAGTCGTTGACGGTGACGACGTGGACGCCGTCGCCGGAGATGGCATTGAGGTAGGCGGGCAACACACAGGTGAGGGTCTTGCCCTCACCGGTCTTCATCTCGGCGATATTGCCGTAGTGCAGCGCCGCGCCACCCATGATCTGGACGTGGAAGTGTTTCTGGTCGAGAACGCGCCAGGCCGCCTCGCGGGCCACCGCGAACGCCTCGGGCAACAGTTCTTCGAGCGTCTCGCCCTCGGCGTAACGCTCCTTGAACTCGTCGGTCTTGGCCCGCAGATCGTCGTCGCCGAGCGCCTCGACCTCGTCGGACAATGTCTCGACGTGCGATGCGATGGCATCGAGTCGCTTGACCATCCGGCCTTCGCCGATGCGCAGCAGCTTGTTCAGCACCGTTGATCGAGTCCCTTACTCATGTCGACGTCCAACCACGGCCCGTGCAGCGCACAGGCCGCCGTCCATCGTACCGAGGCCGCCTGAAGAAGATCTGATCGGCCGCATCGGGGGTCGGGGGTGACCGATTCGGCGCCGACGCGCGGCGGGGCGGTACGGACGTATCGTCCGCACCGCCCCGCCGACGGACTCGACAGGTTCGCCGGTCAGGCGAGCCGGATCAGCCCGTAGTCGAAGGCGTGGCGTCGGTAGACCACCGACGGCTTGTCGCTCTCCTTGTCGTGGAACAGGAAGAAGTCGTGCCCGACGAGCTCCATCTCGTAGAGCGCGTCATCGACGGTCATCGGCACCGCGGGGTGCTCCTTGACGCGGACCACCTGACCGGGCGTGCGTTCGGCGACACCGTCATCCCACTGCTGTTCGGCCGACTGTTCGGCACCCTCGGGCGACGGGCCCGCATCAACCGACAGCTGGTTGTCACGCAGGCGGGGCGCCCCGACCTCGGTGGCCTCGGCCACCGACAAGGGGCGGCGGTTGCCGTAGTGCACCTTGCGGCGGTCCTTGAC
Encoded proteins:
- a CDS encoding ferredoxin reductase, with amino-acid sequence MKFRAGGIRVRDIRERFEEPVSGIAARTRGGQWIRAAVARVTTPLLPDDYLHLANPLWSARELRGKIVSVTAETEDSATIRIRPGWGFSFDYAPGQYIGIGVLVDGRWTWRSYSLTSVPDTTRDEGTIAITVKAMPEGFLSSHLVNGLTPGTVVRLAAPQGEFVLPQPLPDKILFVTAGSGITPIISMLRTMAHRHQRTDIRLIHSTPTPADLLFGDELSRLHADGVIDLHIQYTRTDGKVTPDSLTALCPDWTQRQTWACGPGAFLDMVSGVFADGHADLLHIERFALERGVVGAVGGTVTFGRSGRTEEVDGATTLLEAGESAGVLMPFGCRMGICQSCVVMLDRGCVRDLRSGVEHVEGERIQTCVSAAAGDCTLDV
- a CDS encoding DUF6912 family protein; its protein translation is MRVYFPATLTMLMELDESGEFRPVGGTGFALTPALRESFLSGDDEELAEVAMREAARASLRLLAGEAPEPGDAHADAELAADAAGTKPGVTPKLPPRRAVVAADVENPTLHPELDAAVVRAAGPIPRSAVASVHVDGADAEAAVRNAVVVIDAADLGDEDAELAVGDVDDHDLGWYATQELPFLLELL
- a CDS encoding wax ester/triacylglycerol synthase domain-containing protein; protein product: MANRLSPREAMYYFLDPTGATSHLGALLIFDDAGPPAGAAADGARHILDYPSLVSLVENRLQLAPRYRQIVLPVTMGLARPVWVDDHDFDINFHIRRSGLPRPGTLTELGDLIARVMSRPLDRSRPLWEMYLIEGLEGNGYAVLTKSHRCLVDDFAGPEISQVITDETAEVVQYEPDLWMPGHPPGATSLAIGALAEAVSRPGEFIDSVVTGNGVVGGVRTVVDSTVRRIGDLIGEVTDSAPQSPLNSPGSSSQMFAVSSVPRRDCAKIAEHHRCTVNDVVLAIVSGVMRRWLLSFDVAAPITDTVRVEIPLSTRDPGMAPDAERDSTWIDVGAPGFVTDLPVGEDNPKVRLSQVAALADRYAQSSRRVTLGPRPLLPDLGMVPFPEFSSWAFRSLGTRGYNIPLSITSSPVSDRYVLGRKVSAVHAVPGLIAGHALSIGVVEYRDRLNFAFTADRGVIGDLPALAGYVAESFEELLGAQ
- a CDS encoding 2,3-butanediol dehydrogenase, which gives rise to MRAARYYDRGDIRIEDIDEPAVEPGTVAIDVAWCGICGTDLHEYADGPIFIPPSGHPQPISGESAPITLGHEMSGVVSAVGDGVEDLAPGDHVVVEPYIIADGVDTGPDSHNYHLSADMNFIGLGGRGGGLGEKIVVERRWVHKVSKDIPLDQAALIEPLSVGFHAVQRSGAGAGDVALITGAGPIGLLTAAVCKAEGITTIVSEPSRLRREKARDTGVGDHIVDPSTQDVVEVVRDLTGGRGADVGFECTSVQPALDTLFDALKPTGVLVVVSIWGHPGTLDMQKLVLKEIDMRGTIAYVNSHPATIRLVEEGKVDLAPFITGRIGLDQLLDEGFDTLLHHNETAVKILVSPSGAGVS
- a CDS encoding Rv3235 family protein; protein product: MTTTLTATAPADAPVRAGAQVPVRAVADTPVDHLRVVAAPAYEPVGEPSRATDGPLVTAPLGTPPVRRPEPVAVPAGTVEARRVAARTVTALLEVLDRRRPAAHLETAVSPQLYEHIVTLLRPDIARPENRAAGVSARIRRIHIQMCDPSTAEIFGSFERGRRVRAFAGRIERVPVRVRQAGRVRSSLPVRVEYRWRLATLEMS
- the secA gene encoding preprotein translocase subunit SecA codes for the protein MLNKLLRIGEGRMVKRLDAIASHVETLSDEVEALGDDDLRAKTDEFKERYAEGETLEELLPEAFAVAREAAWRVLDQKHFHVQIMGGAALHYGNIAEMKTGEGKTLTCVLPAYLNAISGDGVHVVTVNDYLAKRDAEWMGRVHRFLGLETAVILTGMSPDQRREAYAADITYGTNNEFGFDYLRDNMAHSLEELVQRGHNFAIVDEVDSILIDEARTPLIISGPTEGSSKWYVEFARIAPLLERDEHYEVDIKKKTIGVHEAGVEFVEDQLGIDNLYEAANSPLVSYLNNAIKVKELFHRDKDYIVRNGEVLIVDEFTGRVLDGRRFNEGLHQAIEAKEGVEIKAENQTLATITLQNYFRMYDKLAGMTGTAETEAAEFDQIYKLGVLPIPTNKPMIRKDQGDLIYKTEEAKFSAVVDDITERHEIGQPVLIGTTSVERSEYLSRQLSKRDIPHTVLNAKFHEQEAQIVAEAGRIGAVTVATNMAGRGTDVVLGGNPDIIADTRLRKAGLDPVSTPDEYEAAWEEAIETARAAAADEAEQVREAGGLYVLGTERHESRRIDNQLRGRSGRQGDPGESRFYLSLGDELMRRFNGAALESIMNRVNLPDDVPIEAKMVTKAIRSAQTQVEQQNFEVRKNVLKYDEVMNEQRKVIYAERRTILEGSDHREQILEMVAEVVGAYVDGATSEGYAEDWDLDELWSACRALYPIELDPKEVVGENEYGERDDISAEELKEILIADAQAAYEKREAQITEVAGEGAMRQLERTILLSVLDRKWRDHLYEMDYLREGIHLRSMAQRDPVVEYQREGFDMFSGMLEGLKEETLQFLFNVQVQTEAPPVPAPAAASLRQPAPALAGAATGASSQAPPALRAVGDGVPDDGGPDVSAMTFSGPDEGGGEVSHSEAEELEDPAIVSASRRERRAAARAQTKTSRPPKAKKKRR